The Zingiber officinale cultivar Zhangliang chromosome 2A, Zo_v1.1, whole genome shotgun sequence genomic sequence tcaagaaacacaaagattgataagaagatgacacagtttatacctcattgatcaatctagatatcaaagatagaaggattaagccatacaagataatagccttaagtcggatctcgacattctcgtcacttgggtagcaatgatgccttgctagatgccactcattgcttatgtatctaaatgttgatttggatacattgccaacgttatgagaacctattgagtcacacacaacgaataagtcaatggagatgatttatatgatgaatcattggattaaatctaattcaaattagtcttattgagttagactcaattgatcCAACTATtgaattgagtccaattcaaattagactcctTGAGTCAAtttgattgatgattaatgagttggactcattaagtgatttcatgaatttgaattcatgaagaaagaggagtgtacaattTGAATTACTCACGCATTGGATGCGTTGGAttaagagtgaacaatttgaattgctcatgcattgaattcattggatgaagacaaatataaatgtcaattaaggcaattgacattaagacATAAgacaatttcatgaatctataaaaagggggttttggattcattttcatgatgagtttttggtattcttgcttttcttcctcctctcttcacttggccgaaacttctaagaagagttgctagcacaacctttggttgtttcattctccactttgtgagtttgtgagacaaacaagACTTATTCgtatggataccatagaggcgcgattACTTGATCGCGTTAAGATCCGCATATAAAGTAACGTTGCtatcgggattacgaagggcacgcaacaaagataTAACTCCCTCTCATGTAaatcttagtatatgattttcttTCGCATAGATCTTCTGAAGGAACTAGATGCTTTCCGTTGCGCTTTcgtgtgtttagcgccctagttccttacaaacCTTACATAAAGTTGGATTATGGGATAAGATCCATATAGTTGACTGCAAATATGGGTTCTAGGGTGCACAACTTGTTGTATGATTTAATCTTATTTTTTCTTCGTGTAACATTCTACCATTTGATATGAGATCAGTATTGCAGGTTTTTGCATTTGTTCGAAAGGAGCTCTGGTATAAACCAGATTCAGTATTATATGGCAACCTGATCTTCATGTTGGGAAAGAATAAGTTGATTGAGCAATGTGAAGACCTATTTTCTGAGTTTCAAAATGAGAAGTTGCAGCCAGATACCCGTGTCTACACTGAAATGATAGGAGCCTTTCTACAAGTCAATATGGTGGAGAAAGCAATGGAGAAATACAAATCAATGAAGGAATTGGGCACCAATCCTGATAAGTTGACATTAACCATTTTGATCAGAAATCTTGAAAAGGTTGGACTGCACGACCTTGCTTCTAATGTGAGGAAGGACTGTGCTGATTTTGTGGAGTACCCCGAGAAGTTTCTTGAAAAGGTTGACAAGAATTATGTGAGTATACATCAACTTTatttaaaggaaaaggaaataatgtttttatgattttattatgGTCTTCCATTGAGTTTTCATTCTCAATCTATTGGGATCATACCCCCTCTGATCAAGCCCCATTCTGCCCGCCCCATAATTTAAATGCAGTGGGTAGGATAATATTTTTTATGTCCCACCTTGCCATGCTTCATTACCTACTGgtatgaatttaatttctaatataTATATCTCATTAAATGGAAGGAGTAATTTTTAACCATTCATCTTTCTTTCCGGATAGCTAAGCTAATTGTGTGCTATGAACTAACTATATGTAAATGTGAGTTCTACATAAACGTTGAGCCTTTTTGATTCTTGTTGGTATCAGGAGTAAGCTCCTTGTGTGTGGATCTGTTGGAAAGTCCTTACATGAAATATGAAACTTTAAGTGGTAAAGTGGAAACTAGCACTAATTAACTTCACCATTTTCAGTGAAACTGGTGATAAAGTGTGGACTATTTGTAAATATCTAGActtatttgaaaaaaaacaaataagaGGGTATTCAACCCtaacaaattcaaaaatttaacatGGTGAAGATTAGATGTTTTTCATTTAATCTTTTTCTTAGAGTTGTTCTTCCCTCTTTCCAGACATGTGCTCCCCCCTCAGTCCTGCAAGACAAAGCTTAGCCCAGTGAATTGTTCAGAATTCAGTGGGTTCTCCTGTCTTTCGGCTGTTGTTGTTTAAGCCACAGCTGTCATCTTTCTAATCTCCTTACAAGAGTTGAAGTAGCCTTATTTGATTTAAAAGATTTTATACTCAATGTCCAGAAAATATTTCTTGCTCCTCTTTGTCTGGTGTTGCATGTTAAAACCTTCGCCTGGTCTCTTCTCCATTACTCCTCACATTTATTCTTCAGACTGCTTAGATCTCATCATGATGACATCTAGAGAACTCCAATATCATTGCGGCATGCTTCAGCATAAGAAGACTCATCAAGATGGTCTTCTCGGTAGTAATCTAGCTATCTGAGTGATATTCTACCTGATTGCATCTGTTTAGGAATAGCAACATTTCTGCTATCAGCGAGTAACCCAGAATTTATAATTTCAGTCCATGGCAACATTAGTATATTAAGGCACATCTAGCACTTGTTTCACTCATAAATCTGGGTTATAAACATGAATTCTCTATTTTTCTCTTGCAAGTGGTTACTCTCATTTATGAAGAGAATTGGTCAGGTCATACGTACTACATCATtacccttttcttttgtcttttgtATGCCTattttttctttgaatttattaTCTGTTAACAAACTCATAAAACTACAAAGTCGTATATAGCTAGTCTCGAGTATGGGGTCAGTCCACAACGattgtaagtttattttctttagtGACTGTACTCTCATTCTATCCAAGTACATAATCGCTAAGGCCATCTAGTGTGTTAATCTATTGAAGATGGTCCTTAGTTTATTACGATGTGTCCAGAATCTGCCTCCTCATTGGATGTCGGTGAAGTTTTCTCCAATGACATGGATAATCCTGCGTGGATTAATACGTGAAAGAGGGTGTCAGAGATGTTTGACAAAGCCTTTCTGATACTTAAGTTAGACTCCAAGTGGAGCTTGATAGAGAATGAATAGAATGCAGTGAGAAAGTTCAAGAGAATAAGGATAAGATTCCCTTACCATTGCTGATGTTACCTTTTTTATATACTGACCCTTCGAACCATACAAGTGGCCATTTCGTGTAATGTGTATTGGCAAGGGTGTGTCCAGGGATGTCTAGGTTCGTGTAATGCCTTTCTGTGGCATCTCCCTGTTTAGTGCTTACCCAATTATGGTTTATCTGTCTTGATTGTACGCTGTTATTATAGACAGTCTGTTCTAATCATACTCTATAGGGGATAGGGTTGTTCCTGTCAGAACTATGCCCAAGGATGATTGGGGCTGGTGACCTTAACAAGGCTGAAGAGGTCTGAGCTTAGAGGAGCAAGTTGTATATGGGGCTCAGTTGTAGCCTTGAAAGGAGCCTTGTGGGCCCACAATGTGAGTTGGGTGCTTGGATGATAAGCCGTTAGGAACCTAAAGGAGGTGCTCAAGCTGCCGAGCACAAAAGGCTAAAGGACTTTGGAAGTCAAAGGAGGTGCTCAAGCTACTGAGCACTCCGAAACCAAAGGAGGTGCTCGGGTTGCCAAGCACTATGGAGGTTAAAAGTGGTGTTTGGGCTATCGAGCACTTTGGAGGCTAACGTGACTTGATTGCCAATATTGTCAATGTATTCTTTCCTTATTCTTCTTTCCTTAGTTTTTATAGCTGTAAATCCCTTGATTGCCTCTCTCATTATTGTTATATTCTTGCTATTAGACCTTAGGATTAAGGGATTTGATAATCCTTGATATTTCTATAATTGTAATTCTCTTAGTGTATGagatagaaaatatttttcagaaattttcttttatttctttgtcatTTTCTTTGTCATGGTATTAGAGCCAAAACTCTGATATCATCTCATCTTGTCTCTGGTTTCTTGTCTAGCTCCAAGATTTTAGTGTTTTGTTTTGTTCTCGTGCTCTTCTCTGTTTTCTTAAATCTGATCTTGTAGTACTTGTTTCTGGTTGAATCATGTTTGTGGAATAATATGAACATTTTCTTGTTCGATTTAATGGAAAGAACTATTCTTCTTGGGTATTCCAATTTCAGATCTTTATCAAGGGAAAAAATTATGAGGTCATATTGATGGGACAAATCCTACATCTAACAGCGAGGAGGAGAAATATGTAAAATGAGAGGTGAAGGATGCTCAGATTATGTCTTGGATCCATGGAAGTGTGGAACTCTCCATACTTCTAAATCTCAAGCCTTATAAGACCTCTAGAGAAATGTGGGATTACTTGAAGAAAATTTACAACCAAAGCAATATAGCATGAAGGTTTTAATTGGAACTCGAGTTGAGTCAACTCAGTCAAGCGAGTATACCAATCTaagagttctatttttcctttggAAACCTTTGGGTTGAGCACACCGATATTGTGTATGCAAGTGTATCTTTTGAAGGACTCATTGCTATCCAAAGTCTGCATGAGACTAACAAGCATGACTAGTTTTTAATAAAGTTAAGGGGGGAGTTCGAAGCAATCAGGTCCAACCTAATGAACAGAGAACCAGTTCCTTTATTGGATATTTATGTAGGAGAGCTTCTCAAGGAAGAACAATGACTCATTACACAGGCTGTCTTGAAACCAAAAGCTCAACATTCTCTCCAATTCCTATTTCCTATATTGCTCAAGGGAGGTTTAAAGGAGGTAGAGATATGACTAATGTCTAGTGCTATAGTTGCAAAGGATTCGAGCACATGACCACTAATTGTACTAAAAAATTCTGCAATTATGGTAAGAAACCaaagcatatcatcaaacatTGTTCCATTCAGCTTCCAAAGAAATTTGAAACTGTCTACAATATCTTGGTTGGTTTCTCAAATGCTCCTAGTCCTGGTCAGTTTTCTATTACTCCTGAAATGATCCAACAAATGATAGTTTCTGCCCTTTCTGCTTTAGGTCTTTTAGGTAATAAAAATTCTAATCTTAagctttgatattttaattttcgTGCTTCCAATCACATGACCAACATAGCTTTACCTTTaaataatgttaaaaaatataaagGAGATCTCTAGATTCATACTGTCAATGGTAATTCCTTGCTCATTACAGCTGTTGGTGATATTTCAACCTCTTTAAATACTATTTTTGTATCTTCTAAGTTGTCCACTAATCTTATATTTGTTGGTCCATTAGTTGACATTAattgtaatatttaattttcaaattctgGTTGTCTTGTGCAAGATCAAGTGTTGGGGAAGATGTTCATGAAGGGACCTAAAATGGGACATCTCTTTCTTTTGTTTCTATCTGCCTCTCCCGTGTCAAATTAGATTGCTTGTAATGTTCAATGTGATAATCAGGTGTGACATAGACATTTAGGTCACCCTAATTCTCATCACATACTTCGagtttttcttaaatttgatttACTTGGAAATAAAAATTCGACTTCTAATAATGATATTGTTGATTGTGCATCTTGCAAACTTGGTAAAAGCATCCGATGCATAAAAGCCGCACCACCAAACCTTTTGAACTATGTATGGGGTATGACCCTTATAATCTCTCATGAATATTACAAATACTTtgttacatttattgatgatttcactcACTTTACCTGGTATATTTTCTTAGGTCTAAAAGTGAGGTATTTTCTGTGTTTCAAGTCTTTCATGCTACTTGAAACATAATTttctaccaaaattaaaatcttgcaATATGACTCAGGTGTTGAATATATGtcgaatgaattttatttttatttttcaaagtcaTGAGATCATATCACAACGTTTTGGTCCTTTCACTCCACAACAAAACGGTATGGCTGAAAGAAAGAATCATCATCTTGATATTATTCACACTCTTCTAATTGAGTCTTGTGTTCCTTCTCATTTTTGATGTGAAATTTTGTCTActattatttatttgattaatagATTACCCATCTCTTAACTTGAAGAATGATTCTCCCTACTTTCATTTGCTTGGGCATGCACTAAAGTATTCTAGTCTTCATATTTTTGgatgtgtttattttgttcatcTCCCTACACATGAAAGAAATAAACTTATTGCTCAATCTGTCAAGTGTGCTTTCTTAGGATATGCTGGAACCCAAAAAGGATTTCTTTGCTATGATCCTCATGCCCGTTGAACTCATGTTTCTAGGAatgccatttttttttaaatcaacctTTCTTCTGCGCATAACACACCTCAAAATTCCCTTCTCTATCtgctttcttatatttttcggagtcacCAACACTAGTTTGAAGATTTAAACCTGGTTATATCTACCGTAGATGCACTCCGACATCTGATCCTCCTATAGGTTCCTCTACTTCTTCCTTCGCCTTCTGATCCTATTTCCAATGATCCACCTCCTCTTCGAAGAAGCTCTAGATCTCACAGACCTACTGAAAGGTATGGTTTGTCAAGCCTTCTGGCTATGTCTACTACTTTGTCTTCTATTTCCATTCCCACTTGTTATAAATAGACTATGAAACATGAATGTTGGCAACAAGCAATGGAAGCATAACTTCAAGCACCTAAGTAAAACCATACTTTGGACATTATTTCTTGTCCTCCAAATGTTAAGCCCATTGGTAGTGTGTCTATATTGTGAAACTCAAGTCTGATGGATCTTTAGATAGATACAAAGCTTGATTGGTTGCTCCTGGCAATAAATAAGAATATGACCTCAACTACGAAGAAACATTTGCACCAGTTGCTAAGATGATCACGGTGAGAACCATTCTTGCTATTGCATCCTCTAAATCTTGACctttacatcaaatggatgtaaaaaatgCCTTCTTGAATGAGTATGATAAGGAAGACTTTTACATGAAACTTCCGCCTAGTATGTCAATGAAAGCTTTCATGAAGTTTGCAAGCTAAGACACACTTTGTATGGGTTGAAGTAGTCACCTAGAGCATGGTTTGAGAAGTTTTGCAGTACTTTTCTCACCTTCTCTTTTACACAAAGTTAATATGATTCATCACTTTTCTTTTACAAAACATATGATTTTTCTCttagtttatgttgatgatattattaTCACTGGTTAATGACAATGGGTTGAtcactaagttttaaaatatgttGTGATATAGTGTCCAGTACAATGGAgaggtcaatagtcaaggtgacgtGACGGCCAAAAGTAAAGGAAGGGTGGCCATCAAGGACGGGAAGTTCCTGGCTTGGTCTTAAAAAAGGAAGTAATAGTCAAGGTTGAAGAGTTCTTCGGGGACTTGACTCTCGATATGTGTCTAGTCTGCTTCTTAGCTAGTTGGACCCCAGGCTCAGTCCCCTTATTTTCTCCTGGGCTTAGTCCCTAGATTAGATGACTTTTTAGTTGGTTGGGCCCATAGGGCTCATTCCTCTCATGTTCTCCTGGGCTCAGTCCCCGGTCTACGCCCGGGCGGCTTCTTAGCTGGTCGGGTCTTCAGGGCTTTGTCCCCTTATTTCTTCTAGGCACTGCCCTAGTCTATGCCCGGTCGGCTTCTTAGCTGGTCGAGCTATGGTCGAGAGACAACATTGTCAAGGAGTCACAATTTGTCAGAGAATAATGACTATTCGTGGAATATTCTAATACTCTGCTACTTGCATAGCGCAGAACCTTCCTCTACCTAATGGGAATCCTTCGTAGACATGtcttgacacccgacattcttaaCACTTGATGTTTCATCATCATGGAGGTTATGAGGGATAGTATAAAAAGGAAGGTTCTCTCCGCTGGCCAGATACATGGACACATA encodes the following:
- the LOC122041046 gene encoding pentatricopeptide repeat-containing protein At1g62350-like isoform X1; translation: MLACSVGPCPRLQRRLPPLSLARPRAWSFHVPLRIHCGIRRAGARKPLWRDRVMSTEAIQVVQALKFAKASASSSPHRLDNMIDARFGRLLKADQLAVLDELQRQNEWQLALQVFAFVRKELWYKPDSVLYGNLIFMLGKNKLIEQCEDLFSEFQNEKLQPDTRVYTEMIGAFLQVNMVEKAMEKYKSMKELGTNPDKLTLTILIRNLEKVGLHDLASNVRKDCADFVEYPEKFLEKVDKNYIFIKGKNYEVILMGQILHLTARRRNM
- the LOC122041046 gene encoding pentatricopeptide repeat-containing protein At1g62350-like isoform X2; translation: MLACSVGPCPRLQRRLPPLSLARPRAWSFHVPLRIHCGIRRAGARKPLWRDRVMSTEAIQVVQALKFAKASASSSPHRLDNMIDARFGRLLKADQLAVLDELQRQNEWQLALQVFAFVRKELWYKPDSVLYGNLIFMLGKNKLIEQCEDLFSEFQNEKLQPDTRVYTEMIGAFLQVNMVEKAMEKYKSMKELGTNPDKLTLTILIRNLEKVGLHDLASNVRKDCADFVEYPEKFLEKVDKNYPKRKSLKIV